The region TAGTCATCATCTGCATACCCAATTGGCCCGGGCGATCGCCCAACAGAGGGTTTAGGGGCAACCATTCTCCCCTATGATTTGGTTATATCTTTAACTTGCAGCCGACACCGACCCCTATGCCAACGTTGACTGATTCCCCACCAACCACTGTACTGACGGTCACTGAGCTACAGCAGTTGCTCCCCCACCGCTACCCTTTTTTGCTGGTGGATCGGATCATTGACTATGTCCCCGAAAAGTATGCTGTGGGGCTAAAAAACGTCACCATCAACGAACCCTTTTTTCAAGGGCACTTTCCGGGTCGCCCGATCATGCCGGGGGTGCTCATTGTGGAAGCCCTTGCCCAAGTGGGCGGGGTTGTGCTGATGCAGATGAACTGGGCAAAGGATAAACTTTCTGTGTTCGCGGGCATTGATAAGGTGCGCTTTCGCCGTCCAGTCGTCCCCGGAGATCAGTTGATCCTGCGGGCGGAGCTTCTTGTTGTCAAACAACAGCGCATTGGAAAAATGCAAGGACGGGCTGAGGTGAATGGTCAATTGGTCTGTGAGGGCGAGATGATGTTCTCGCTGGTGGACTAGTCACAATCAATGATGCAAACACTAATCCATCCTACTGCTGTCATTCATCCCAGTGCTGAACTACATCCCACAGTTCGCGTCGGCCCCTATGCTGTGATTGGTGAACAGGTGCGCGTCGGCGCCCATACGGAAATTGG is a window of Thermosynechococcus vestitus BP-1 DNA encoding:
- the fabZ gene encoding 3-hydroxyacyl-ACP dehydratase FabZ, whose amino-acid sequence is MPTLTDSPPTTVLTVTELQQLLPHRYPFLLVDRIIDYVPEKYAVGLKNVTINEPFFQGHFPGRPIMPGVLIVEALAQVGGVVLMQMNWAKDKLSVFAGIDKVRFRRPVVPGDQLILRAELLVVKQQRIGKMQGRAEVNGQLVCEGEMMFSLVD